Genomic window (Candidatus Sulfotelmatobacter sp.):
TGGCGCTGACCAGTCCCTAGCCTGCCGCCTCCGCCGCGACCTCGATCATCGCGAGCCGCGCGACGTATTCGTCGGGCAGCCGGTGGTGGCGCGCACCGGTCAGGATCGCGTCGAGATAGCGCCGCGACGGCGGCGACGCATTCGACGGCCGCGCCTGGTACATCCACGGCCGCACCCGACGCGGAATCGAGCCGTCGTCAGGGCGCGTCAGATCCACGGTGACGATTTCGCGATCGCAGACGTTGTGCTGGTCGCCCGGTCCCCGAAAGCCCTCGAGCTGATCGAGCGCGCGCATGTCCTCCTCGTCCAGATCGTAGACCATGCCCCACACACTCTCACCGTGCGCGAGCTGAGGGCTCGAGATGCCGCCGCCCCACTCGGGCGAGTAACGCGGAAAGCCCAGGCGATGATCGGGAAGCGCGGCGAGTCCCACCACATGGTGGCCGGGGCAGTGCCGGCGCATCCGTTCCGGATCGAGATTCGAGGCGAAGGCGAAGTAGAGCATTCATGCTCCTCGTGTCGCCGGCCGGGCCCCGCCACGCGCCCCGATCGCGCCATGGCGAGCCTTCTGGATCTCGGGAAACCAACGGCTCCAGCATACTCCAATCGCTCGCGAGCGGCGCGTTTGAACAGGGCGGGAACCGGCCTCTATCATGCGCGGCTACTGTTCGCACGATCGGCCGCACGACACTCGGCAACCGCGGAGACCCGCCCCATGTCCGTGGACTTTCTCGCGTTCGGACCGCATCCCGACGACGCTGAAATCGGTTGCGGCGCGACGCTTCGCAAGATGAAGGCGCTCGGTCACTCCACCGGCATCATCGACATGACCACCGGGGACATGGGCTGGGGAACTCCTGAGATCCGCTCCGAAGAAAGCCGCCGGGCGGCGGAGCATCTGAAGCTCGACGTGCGCGAGAATCTCGACATGGGCGATTGTCGCGTCGAGGACACGTTCGAGAACCGCTGCAAGGTGGCGGGCGTGATCCGCAAGTATCGCCCGCAGGTCATCTTCTCCACCTACTACAATCTCCCCATCGGCCGCGGGCTCGGCCACAACGACCATTACAAGACCGGGCAGATCGTTTCGAATGCGTTCAACCTTGCGCACCTCAAGAAGGCCCCGGTGCCCGGCGAGCCCCATCAAGCCAAGGCGATCTACTACTACTTCCTCCCGCCGGGAACGATGCCGACTTTCATCGTCGACGTGACGGGGTACATCGACGACTGGGTGGCGGCGCTCGACTCGCACCAGAGCCAGTTCTATCACCCGGAGCGCCCGCGGCCGGAGCACCTGCCTGCGGTGCGCGACGTATTCCTCACCAACGCGAGCTACTGGGGCTGGCAGATCGGCGCCCGGTACGGCCAGGCCTTCCTTTCCACCTCGCCGCTCAAGGTCGGGGACCCGTTGTCGCTCGTGAGGGACGTGATTCCGCGCCCCTGAGCGAATCACGACGATGACGCGCCGGATCCTCTCGCGCCTTCTGATCGCGGCGCTGGCCTCCACGCTCCTCGCCGGGGCCGCGTCGGCTGAAGACCTCGGCGCACGCTTCCGGCGCCTCACGCTGTCGTTCCTCGCCGGGTGGATGGTGTACCACCCCGAGCAGGCAACGCTGCTCGGCAATCACGTCGAGGACAATCGTCTGCCCGATCTCTCGGCGCACGGCCTCTCTCAGA
Coding sequences:
- a CDS encoding gamma-glutamylcyclotransferase family protein, with the protein product MLYFAFASNLDPERMRRHCPGHHVVGLAALPDHRLGFPRYSPEWGGGISSPQLAHGESVWGMVYDLDEEDMRALDQLEGFRGPGDQHNVCDREIVTVDLTRPDDGSIPRRVRPWMYQARPSNASPPSRRYLDAILTGARHHRLPDEYVARLAMIEVAAEAAG
- a CDS encoding PIG-L family deacetylase; translation: MSVDFLAFGPHPDDAEIGCGATLRKMKALGHSTGIIDMTTGDMGWGTPEIRSEESRRAAEHLKLDVRENLDMGDCRVEDTFENRCKVAGVIRKYRPQVIFSTYYNLPIGRGLGHNDHYKTGQIVSNAFNLAHLKKAPVPGEPHQAKAIYYYFLPPGTMPTFIVDVTGYIDDWVAALDSHQSQFYHPERPRPEHLPAVRDVFLTNASYWGWQIGARYGQAFLSTSPLKVGDPLSLVRDVIPRP